The Neorhodopirellula lusitana genome contains a region encoding:
- a CDS encoding sulfatase, with protein MTIRLVLTFFYNISLLFLSAVSPQIVPADHPNVLFIAIDDLNSCLGRMDGEFPIDTPNLDELADRGVLFTNAHCAAPACNPSRASVMTGVAPAKSGVYLNSQDWRENSILIARTTLPQIFRDNGYKTLGGGKLYHASTLSENACTGLIDARPWDEYFPSKTRQLVKEVVPDQIPTNGSKQFYRGYFDWAALDIEPEEMGDAKMVDWAEQQLSKEHDAPLFLAVGFYRPHIPWYTPRKYFDMHPLEEIVLPEVVEDDLDDVPVAGLAMRKQGWHQWLTNNGKWKEAVQGYAASVSFADDMVGRIIAALDDGPNADNTIIVLWSDHGYHLGQKEHWEKFALWEQTTRVPLIVAVPGDFQVGEICDQHVSLLDIYPTLNELCATDKVEGLDGVCLVSLLKDPKQKTKRSVVCTHGMNNHAVRSVDWRYIRYADGSEELYNQQTDAKNFYNLANSPEYDSVKRDLSVWLPTDNAVPEPTKPWHKKSRTQNQ; from the coding sequence ATGACCATTCGTCTCGTCCTCACATTCTTTTACAACATCTCGCTGCTTTTTCTGTCGGCCGTTTCTCCGCAAATCGTCCCAGCGGACCATCCCAACGTGCTGTTCATTGCAATTGACGATCTGAATAGTTGCCTCGGACGGATGGACGGTGAGTTTCCCATCGATACTCCCAACCTGGATGAGTTGGCGGACCGCGGCGTGCTGTTTACCAACGCGCATTGCGCAGCTCCTGCCTGCAATCCGTCCCGCGCCAGCGTGATGACCGGCGTGGCTCCAGCAAAATCCGGCGTTTATCTCAATTCACAGGACTGGCGGGAAAACAGCATTCTCATCGCCAGAACGACTTTGCCTCAGATCTTTCGAGACAATGGTTATAAGACACTAGGAGGTGGCAAGCTCTACCATGCTTCCACGTTAAGCGAAAACGCTTGCACTGGCTTGATCGATGCGCGGCCTTGGGACGAATATTTTCCTTCCAAAACGCGACAACTAGTCAAGGAAGTTGTTCCCGATCAGATCCCAACGAATGGCTCGAAACAATTCTATCGTGGATACTTTGACTGGGCGGCTTTGGATATCGAACCGGAAGAAATGGGTGACGCCAAAATGGTTGATTGGGCTGAACAGCAGTTGTCGAAGGAACATGACGCCCCACTGTTTCTAGCCGTGGGATTCTACCGCCCTCACATTCCTTGGTACACGCCGAGAAAATACTTCGACATGCACCCATTGGAAGAGATCGTTCTGCCGGAAGTGGTTGAAGACGATTTGGATGATGTACCCGTGGCGGGGCTGGCAATGAGAAAGCAGGGTTGGCACCAGTGGCTGACCAACAACGGTAAATGGAAGGAAGCAGTGCAAGGTTACGCTGCTTCAGTGAGCTTTGCAGACGACATGGTGGGACGCATAATCGCGGCGCTGGATGACGGGCCGAACGCCGACAATACGATCATCGTGCTATGGTCCGACCACGGCTACCACCTCGGGCAAAAGGAGCATTGGGAAAAATTCGCTCTCTGGGAACAGACCACGCGAGTTCCGCTGATCGTTGCAGTACCTGGAGACTTCCAAGTGGGCGAAATCTGTGACCAGCACGTCAGTCTGCTCGATATTTACCCCACGCTCAACGAGTTGTGCGCGACTGACAAGGTGGAAGGCCTCGACGGAGTCTGCTTGGTTTCCTTGCTGAAGGATCCGAAACAGAAGACCAAACGATCGGTCGTGTGTACCCACGGAATGAATAACCATGCGGTACGATCAGTGGATTGGCGATACATCCGATACGCCGATGGATCCGAGGAACTGTACAACCAGCAGACGGACGCGAAGAACTTCTACAACCTGGCAAACTCACCCGAGTACGATTCTGTGAAACGCGACTTGTCTGTTTGGTTGCCGACGGACAATGCGGTTCCTGAACCCACCAAACCCTGGCACAAAAAATCGCGAACACAGAATCAATAG
- a CDS encoding glycoside hydrolase family 97 protein, whose product MTQNLMHLKTVAFPLIIQAVLIATACQSSAGDHLASPSENISASLEIGPGGSLRYAVFFNGTQVVEPSELGITINGVNLGRGVVLGPPDISEIDVTYATRGHHGQARDHCKLWRYPVTHTESGCQYTLDLRVYDDGVAFRYVVPGTGTQHVDGEDSSWKLIANSKTWFFERLNKQWKLKSYAGEWMPTDIENLQTVSPMGPIQGTPLVFELPEALGFAAVTKAALYNYSGMRLKAIGDRTLVANFTEGDAGFDVDGTVITPWRVIMLADDLNGLVNSDLISNLNPAPDESLFSDSSFIKPGRCVWSWETLGLGSPETQRHFIDLAAQMEFEYSLVDDGWKDWESPWRTIKSLCDHGKEKNVGVWVWVHSKDILDSANDYALMQSFFDRVIESGAVGVKIDFMNGESKDLIDFEIAALRLAAQSKLMINFHGCHASTGESRTWPNEMTREGIRGIEVNKMKEGPLPATHNAALPFTRFLVGHADYTPVLYTNPGPTTWAHQLATTVAFTSPLQIYAEHPETMMQLPILKDALSVTKTIPSVWDETIVLPGSKIGELSALARRSGDVWFIGLLNADTPRTFEFDLPFLDNHGYSVTTISDDFDAEPVSLEGLLNQKADLKAFKTVVPFKVDQTRWKGAKRIRVQLAKGGGFVAIIKPENAGIRLR is encoded by the coding sequence ATGACACAAAATCTGATGCATCTTAAAACGGTCGCTTTCCCGCTAATTATTCAGGCGGTCTTGATCGCCACTGCTTGTCAAAGCAGTGCTGGCGATCACTTGGCTTCACCTAGCGAAAATATCTCCGCATCGCTAGAGATCGGTCCTGGCGGCAGCCTTCGATACGCTGTGTTTTTCAACGGCACACAGGTGGTTGAACCATCCGAATTGGGGATCACGATTAACGGAGTCAATCTGGGGCGTGGCGTCGTTCTGGGACCGCCTGATATATCCGAAATAGATGTGACGTACGCGACGCGTGGACATCATGGGCAGGCCAGGGACCACTGCAAGTTGTGGCGATATCCGGTTACACACACGGAAAGCGGTTGCCAGTACACACTTGATTTACGTGTTTACGACGATGGAGTGGCGTTTCGATATGTCGTTCCAGGAACGGGAACGCAGCATGTGGACGGAGAAGATTCGAGTTGGAAGCTGATTGCGAACTCGAAAACGTGGTTCTTTGAACGCCTGAACAAACAGTGGAAATTGAAGTCATACGCTGGTGAGTGGATGCCGACGGATATCGAGAATCTGCAAACGGTTTCACCCATGGGCCCGATTCAGGGGACACCACTTGTGTTTGAACTCCCCGAAGCGTTGGGGTTTGCGGCAGTGACGAAGGCCGCTTTGTACAACTACAGCGGAATGCGTCTGAAAGCGATCGGCGACCGCACACTCGTTGCCAACTTCACTGAAGGGGATGCGGGCTTCGATGTGGACGGCACAGTCATCACGCCCTGGCGAGTGATCATGCTGGCCGACGATTTGAATGGGTTGGTGAACAGCGATTTGATCAGCAACTTGAATCCAGCACCCGACGAATCGTTGTTCTCGGATTCCAGCTTTATCAAACCCGGTCGCTGTGTTTGGAGTTGGGAGACGTTGGGTTTGGGTTCGCCAGAGACGCAACGACATTTCATTGATCTGGCCGCACAGATGGAGTTTGAATACTCGCTCGTTGACGATGGTTGGAAGGACTGGGAGTCGCCCTGGAGAACGATCAAATCACTTTGCGATCATGGAAAAGAGAAGAACGTCGGCGTTTGGGTGTGGGTGCATTCCAAGGACATTCTCGATTCGGCAAACGACTACGCTTTGATGCAAAGCTTCTTTGATCGCGTCATCGAAAGCGGAGCGGTTGGGGTGAAGATTGACTTCATGAATGGTGAATCCAAAGACCTGATTGATTTTGAGATCGCTGCTCTGCGGCTAGCCGCCCAGAGTAAGTTGATGATTAATTTCCATGGTTGTCATGCTTCGACGGGCGAGTCGCGGACATGGCCAAACGAGATGACACGCGAGGGAATTCGGGGCATCGAAGTCAACAAGATGAAAGAAGGACCGCTACCAGCGACACACAACGCTGCGCTTCCATTCACCCGTTTTTTGGTCGGGCACGCTGACTACACGCCGGTTCTCTACACAAACCCCGGTCCCACAACGTGGGCACATCAACTCGCGACCACCGTTGCGTTCACCTCACCATTGCAGATTTATGCCGAGCATCCCGAGACGATGATGCAGCTACCGATCCTCAAGGATGCACTTTCGGTTACCAAAACGATTCCGTCGGTTTGGGACGAAACGATCGTGCTTCCGGGCAGCAAGATTGGGGAATTGTCCGCTCTGGCTCGCCGTAGCGGCGATGTTTGGTTTATCGGATTGTTGAACGCGGACACGCCCCGAACGTTTGAATTCGATTTGCCGTTTCTCGACAACCACGGCTACTCCGTAACAACGATCAGCGACGACTTCGATGCCGAACCCGTTTCGTTGGAAGGGCTGCTTAACCAAAAAGCAGACTTGAAAGCATTCAAGACCGTCGTTCCGTTCAAGGTCGATCAAACCCGATGGAAAGGAGCAAAACGCATCCGTGTTCAACTTGCAAAGGGGGGTGGATTTGTTGCGATCATCAAACCTGAGAATGCAGGCATTCGGTTGAGATAG
- a CDS encoding IS630 family transposase — translation MHASEQERSDVKERRISRKHQQRRLDISKLIFFDETGAKTNMTRRYGWGPSDERVTDLVPHGHWKTTTLIHAIDCRGSRASMITNGPTNAQVFEAYVDWLLAPTLRPGDILIMDNLSSHKNAAVLEKIRATGAEVRFLPPYSPDLNPIEQIFSKIKAHLRRLAVRTERKLYNAIGKAIKSVTPTDCLNCFRNSGYVAQ, via the coding sequence CTGCATGCCAGCGAACAAGAGCGAAGTGACGTCAAAGAACGAAGGATAAGTCGGAAGCACCAACAGCGTAGGCTGGATATTAGCAAGCTGATATTTTTCGACGAAACGGGCGCCAAGACGAACATGACGCGTCGCTATGGTTGGGGCCCAAGTGATGAGCGAGTCACTGACCTGGTTCCGCACGGACACTGGAAGACAACAACGTTGATCCATGCGATTGATTGTCGCGGCAGTCGCGCATCGATGATCACGAACGGCCCAACCAATGCACAGGTTTTTGAAGCTTATGTGGATTGGTTGCTGGCTCCCACGCTGCGTCCTGGCGACATTCTGATCATGGACAACTTGTCGAGTCACAAGAACGCTGCCGTGCTGGAGAAGATCCGCGCGACCGGCGCGGAAGTTCGATTCCTGCCGCCTTACTCACCGGACCTCAATCCGATTGAGCAAATCTTCTCAAAAATTAAAGCTCATCTACGTCGCCTAGCAGTTCGAACTGAACGCAAGCTTTACAACGCAATTGGCAAAGCCATCAAATCAGTGACGCCGACTGATTGCCTGAACTGCTTTCGCAACTCAGGATATGTCGCACAATAA
- a CDS encoding DUF11 domain-containing protein has product MPRKFRSTVRAIACTAIVTAASGFGITNAEDSMQTGDGLLMVKAAMPEQARVGESFTYNVEVMNASDNIILHDVVLKQSKAKGFTIESVSMQGKAEDCKNCGDNEKNASQDEGESQGEAAKEKQSNDDQSQSSSTDSMTIKQLNPGETRTFLVNASADEEGELRSCLRIGSYTPAMCLTSQVVKPELELSKMAPTTTDRCNVIELAYKVKNGGTGDVGQFTITDSLGEGLATIEGNNELSFPVDGLAAGETREFVARVYAQKSGEFSSRAVAKAANSELKSRSKETTTKVIAADLAAKVNGPARIYGDDMATFTATITNTGNVAAESVNVSVNWPSNANLVDMSDYKLMANQSSGESQSKSSGSQGEPVMAKKRDSSTQKSEDSKNSQIKMQSDSFKIARLEAGQSAQFTYAIRTDNLETLPTKVEARYVCAVDAAEDQPESTAETTAMAMATAKVVRLPALQLAVIDDEDPVSNGSKVQYTINVWNEGDAPDQNVQLVAQLPGNLKFDSADGPTEVSNDGSKVTFDPIKTMQPGARAEYTVTAKPTGSGNARFEAALTSEMLQSEVIGEEPTRLFDSSSK; this is encoded by the coding sequence ATGCCGCGAAAATTTCGTAGCACAGTGCGAGCAATCGCCTGCACCGCCATCGTTACAGCCGCCAGTGGATTCGGCATCACGAACGCCGAGGACAGCATGCAAACCGGCGACGGTTTGTTGATGGTCAAAGCCGCTATGCCAGAGCAAGCACGAGTCGGAGAATCATTCACCTACAACGTCGAAGTCATGAACGCTTCGGATAACATTATTCTGCACGACGTCGTGCTAAAGCAAAGCAAAGCGAAGGGTTTCACTATCGAATCCGTGTCGATGCAGGGTAAGGCAGAGGACTGTAAGAATTGTGGCGATAACGAAAAAAATGCTTCGCAAGACGAGGGTGAGAGCCAAGGCGAAGCAGCCAAAGAGAAGCAATCAAACGATGATCAGTCACAATCCAGCAGCACGGACTCGATGACCATCAAGCAATTGAATCCTGGCGAAACCCGCACCTTCCTCGTCAACGCTTCGGCAGACGAAGAGGGAGAACTGCGAAGTTGTTTACGAATCGGTAGCTACACGCCGGCAATGTGCCTGACCAGCCAGGTCGTCAAGCCCGAACTTGAGCTAAGCAAGATGGCACCGACTACGACGGACCGATGCAATGTCATCGAACTGGCCTACAAGGTCAAGAATGGTGGTACCGGTGACGTCGGTCAATTCACAATCACGGATTCGCTGGGCGAAGGTTTGGCGACGATTGAGGGCAACAATGAGCTGTCGTTCCCCGTCGATGGTCTGGCCGCTGGTGAAACCCGCGAATTCGTTGCTCGCGTTTACGCCCAAAAGTCTGGCGAATTCAGCAGTCGTGCGGTAGCCAAGGCCGCGAACAGTGAGTTGAAAAGCCGCAGCAAAGAAACGACAACGAAGGTGATCGCCGCCGATTTGGCCGCTAAGGTCAACGGGCCTGCACGGATCTACGGTGACGACATGGCCACGTTTACAGCTACGATCACAAACACCGGCAATGTTGCCGCCGAGTCAGTGAATGTGAGCGTCAACTGGCCAAGCAATGCGAACCTTGTCGACATGAGTGACTACAAGCTGATGGCCAATCAATCATCCGGTGAATCGCAATCCAAGAGCTCTGGCTCGCAAGGCGAACCGGTAATGGCGAAGAAACGAGACTCGTCGACGCAAAAAAGCGAAGACAGTAAGAATAGTCAGATCAAAATGCAGAGCGACTCTTTCAAGATCGCCCGTTTGGAGGCTGGGCAATCGGCTCAGTTCACCTATGCCATTCGTACTGACAACTTGGAAACACTGCCTACCAAAGTAGAAGCACGCTATGTTTGCGCCGTCGATGCCGCCGAGGACCAACCCGAGTCGACCGCCGAGACGACTGCGATGGCCATGGCGACGGCAAAGGTTGTTCGGTTACCCGCGTTGCAGCTGGCTGTGATTGATGATGAAGACCCGGTCAGTAATGGATCGAAGGTCCAGTACACAATCAATGTCTGGAACGAGGGTGACGCACCAGATCAAAACGTTCAGTTGGTCGCTCAGTTGCCCGGTAACTTAAAGTTCGATTCTGCTGACGGACCGACTGAAGTTAGCAACGACGGCAGCAAGGTCACCTTTGATCCGATCAAGACGATGCAGCCCGGGGCCCGTGCCGAATATACGGTGACGGCGAAGCCAACGGGATCTGGCAACGCACGCTTTGAAGCAGCATTGACCAGCGAAATGTTGCAAAGCGAAGTCATCGGCGAAGAGCCAACTCGCTTGTTTGATTCGTCAAGCAAATAG